A genomic segment from Propionibacteriaceae bacterium ZF39 encodes:
- a CDS encoding VWA domain-containing protein encodes MIPEFLHEGRLWALLALPALALLYLALVYFRRDGGGRLPINTDRPWVRHTAVALSILSLGLLTVAWATPQQTIQVPRDRATVVIVMDVSLSMEAADVPPTRLAAAKESAKEFVLSLPPGFNVSLVEFAGTASIAIEPTIDRGAVTAAIDNLQLRESTAIGEGIYAGLDALLMVPPDPDNPESNPPAALVVLSDGESQRGRSPYTAARAAKEAGVPVNTIAFGTDWGYIIDPRTGRREMVRVNREQLAEIAREGGGKSYYAPSAERLREVYAEIRQTTGTQEAYQEVTSRYVGAGLVVGLLAALGIVSLGARWP; translated from the coding sequence GTGATTCCCGAGTTCCTGCACGAAGGCCGGCTCTGGGCCCTGCTCGCGCTGCCGGCGCTGGCGCTGCTCTATCTCGCACTCGTCTATTTCCGCCGCGACGGCGGAGGACGACTGCCCATCAACACCGATCGACCCTGGGTGCGCCACACCGCGGTCGCCCTGTCGATCCTCAGCCTCGGCCTGCTCACCGTCGCCTGGGCGACGCCCCAGCAGACGATCCAGGTGCCGCGCGACCGTGCCACCGTGGTCATCGTCATGGACGTGTCGCTGTCGATGGAGGCGGCCGACGTGCCGCCCACCCGCCTGGCTGCGGCGAAGGAGTCTGCGAAGGAATTCGTGCTGTCGCTGCCGCCCGGGTTCAACGTGTCACTCGTCGAGTTCGCCGGCACCGCCTCGATCGCCATCGAGCCGACCATCGACCGGGGCGCCGTGACCGCGGCCATCGACAACCTGCAGCTGCGGGAGTCGACGGCGATCGGCGAGGGGATCTATGCGGGGCTCGATGCCCTGCTCATGGTGCCGCCCGATCCGGACAACCCCGAGAGCAACCCGCCCGCGGCTCTCGTAGTGCTCAGTGACGGTGAATCCCAGCGGGGCCGCAGCCCCTATACGGCGGCGCGCGCGGCCAAGGAAGCCGGCGTACCCGTCAACACCATCGCCTTTGGCACCGACTGGGGCTACATCATCGACCCGCGCACGGGCCGGCGCGAGATGGTCCGCGTCAACCGCGAACAGCTCGCGGAGATCGCGCGCGAGGGGGGCGGGAAGAGCTACTACGCGCCGTCGGCCGAGCGCCTGCGTGAGGTGTACGCCGAGATCCGCCAGACCACCGGCACCCAGGAGGCCTATCAGGAGGTCACCTCGCGCTATGTCGGTGCCGGGCTGGTCGTCGGCCTGCTCGCGGCGTTGGGCATCGTCTCGCTCGGGGCGCGTTGGCCGTAG
- a CDS encoding PHP domain-containing protein, producing MDPIDALREIAYLLERGRADTHRVRAYRRAADQLSGMTCAVRDEHQRANDWRTLPGLGPKTVAVISQALEGETPAYLAQLRTEQQPLAHGGKKIREALKGDLHCHSTWSDGGSPLEEMMLSAEALGYEYQAITDHSPRLKIARGLSADRLRDQVQFVGDLNYAMPDFRVLTGIEVDILEDGALDQEQDLLLSLDVVVASVHSHLRMDSETMTHRMVAAIANPATNILGHCTNRLITGNRGTRPQSDFDAEVVFAACAQFGVAVEINSRPERADPPDDLLDLAIDLGCVFSINTDAHAPGQLDWIAYGCERAEAHGVEPEQIINTWDLDRLREFCRRG from the coding sequence GTGGATCCCATCGATGCCCTGCGCGAGATCGCGTACCTCCTCGAACGCGGCCGGGCCGACACGCATCGCGTACGCGCCTATCGTCGCGCGGCCGATCAGCTCTCCGGGATGACGTGTGCCGTCCGCGACGAGCATCAGCGCGCCAACGACTGGCGTACGCTCCCCGGGCTGGGACCGAAAACCGTGGCGGTGATCTCCCAGGCGCTTGAGGGCGAAACCCCGGCGTACCTCGCCCAGCTCCGCACCGAGCAGCAGCCTCTCGCGCACGGCGGCAAGAAGATCCGCGAGGCGCTCAAGGGCGATCTCCACTGCCATTCGACGTGGTCCGACGGCGGCTCGCCACTGGAGGAGATGATGCTGTCGGCGGAGGCGCTGGGGTATGAGTACCAGGCCATCACCGACCATTCACCCAGGCTGAAGATCGCTCGCGGTCTGTCGGCCGACCGGCTGCGCGATCAGGTGCAGTTCGTCGGCGACCTCAACTATGCGATGCCCGACTTCCGGGTGCTCACGGGCATCGAGGTCGACATCCTCGAGGACGGTGCCCTCGACCAGGAACAGGATCTGCTGCTCAGCCTCGACGTCGTCGTGGCGAGTGTGCATTCCCATCTGCGGATGGACTCCGAGACCATGACCCACCGCATGGTCGCGGCCATCGCCAACCCGGCGACCAACATCCTCGGACATTGCACGAACCGGTTGATCACGGGCAATCGGGGTACGCGGCCGCAGTCGGACTTCGATGCTGAGGTGGTGTTCGCCGCCTGTGCCCAGTTCGGGGTCGCAGTGGAGATCAACTCCCGCCCCGAACGTGCCGACCCGCCGGACGACCTGCTCGATCTGGCGATCGACCTCGGGTGTGTGTTCTCGATCAACACCGACGCCCACGCACCAGGCCAGCTCGACTGGATCGCCTATGGCTGCGAGCGCGCCGAGGCCCACGGCGTCGAACCCGAGCAGATCATCAACACCTGGGACCTCGATCGTCTGCGGGAGTTCTGCCGCCGGGGCTGA
- a CDS encoding DUF3145 domain-containing protein codes for MSTTRGVMYVHSAPSALCPHIEWALGGLLGVPTRLTWTAQEAERNTYRAELSWSGPDGTAAKLASALKGWQRLRFEVTEEPTSMSEGVRYSYTPRLGIFQAMTGIHGDILIPEERLRAAIAADAVGTKPLAQALDELLGRPWDDELEIFRYAGEGAPVRWLHQVV; via the coding sequence ATGAGCACGACCCGTGGCGTGATGTACGTCCATTCGGCGCCGTCCGCGCTGTGCCCTCATATCGAGTGGGCGTTGGGCGGCCTGCTTGGCGTACCCACTCGCCTCACCTGGACCGCCCAGGAAGCCGAGCGCAACACCTATCGCGCCGAGCTGTCCTGGTCCGGACCCGACGGCACCGCCGCCAAACTCGCATCCGCGCTCAAGGGCTGGCAGCGGTTGCGGTTCGAGGTGACCGAGGAGCCGACGTCGATGAGCGAGGGTGTGCGGTATTCCTATACGCCCCGCCTCGGGATCTTCCAGGCAATGACCGGCATCCACGGCGACATCCTCATCCCCGAGGAGCGCCTGCGTGCTGCGATCGCGGCCGATGCCGTTGGCACCAAGCCCCTGGCCCAGGCCCTCGATGAGCTGCTCGGCAGGCCCTGGGACGACGAGCTCGAGATCTTCCGGTACGCCGGCGAGGGCGCCCCCGTGCGTTGGCTGCATCAGGTGGTCTGA
- a CDS encoding acyl carrier protein, whose amino-acid sequence MATTEEIRAELAEIVHEVCNVPVEDVQMDKSFIDDLDADSLAMSEIIYAAEDKFGVSIPDEEAKNLKTVGDAVAYIERSQA is encoded by the coding sequence ATGGCTACCACTGAAGAGATCCGCGCCGAACTCGCCGAGATCGTCCACGAGGTCTGCAACGTGCCGGTTGAGGACGTCCAGATGGACAAGTCCTTCATCGACGACCTCGACGCCGACTCCCTCGCCATGAGCGAGATCATCTATGCGGCCGAGGACAAGTTCGGCGTCTCCATCCCCGACGAAGAGGCCAAGAACCTCAAGACCGTCGGCGACGCCGTTGCCTACATCGAGCGCTCGCAGGCCTGA
- a CDS encoding ACP S-malonyltransferase — MLAIVAPGQGAQTPGFLTPWLTDAASAERLTALSSAAGLDLTHYGTEADAETIRDTAIAQPLLVAAGLLSAQALLADAPLPAHSVAAGHSVGELTAAAITGVLTAEEAMTLVSERGRAMAEASAVTPTSMTAMVGGDPEEVLAAIERHGLTAANNNGKGQIVAAGTVEQLEALAGDAPRRCRLVPLSVAGAFHTVHMEPAVARLAAVAADVSPADPGVRLLSNADGAVVPTGDDVLRRLVGQVANPVRWDLCMETMADLGVTGLLELVPAGTLTGIAKRNLKGVEVFALNTPDELPAARDFVRNHGEQAAATESKEA; from the coding sequence GTGCTCGCAATCGTTGCGCCGGGACAAGGCGCCCAGACCCCAGGTTTCCTCACGCCGTGGCTGACGGACGCCGCGTCGGCCGAACGGCTGACCGCGCTGTCCTCGGCCGCCGGTCTCGACCTCACCCACTACGGGACCGAGGCCGACGCGGAGACCATCCGCGACACCGCGATCGCCCAGCCGCTGCTGGTGGCCGCCGGCCTGCTCAGTGCGCAGGCGCTGCTTGCCGACGCGCCGCTGCCGGCACACAGTGTCGCCGCCGGCCACTCCGTCGGTGAACTCACCGCAGCCGCGATCACGGGTGTCCTGACCGCCGAAGAGGCCATGACCCTCGTCAGCGAGCGCGGTCGGGCCATGGCCGAGGCCAGTGCCGTCACCCCGACGTCGATGACCGCGATGGTCGGCGGCGATCCCGAGGAGGTCCTCGCTGCGATCGAGCGCCACGGTCTCACCGCCGCCAACAACAACGGCAAGGGCCAGATCGTGGCCGCCGGCACTGTCGAGCAGCTCGAAGCTCTCGCCGGTGACGCCCCGCGCCGCTGCCGGCTGGTGCCGCTGAGTGTGGCGGGCGCTTTCCATACGGTTCACATGGAGCCCGCCGTGGCTCGCTTGGCCGCGGTCGCAGCCGATGTCTCCCCCGCCGATCCTGGCGTACGCCTGCTGTCGAACGCCGACGGCGCCGTCGTCCCCACCGGCGACGACGTCCTGCGCCGCTTGGTGGGTCAGGTCGCCAACCCGGTGCGCTGGGACCTGTGCATGGAGACGATGGCCGACCTCGGCGTCACGGGCCTCCTCGAGCTCGTTCCGGCCGGCACACTGACCGGCATCGCCAAGCGCAATCTCAAGGGTGTCGAGGTTTTCGCCCTCAACACGCCCGACGAACTCCCCGCAGCCCGGGACTTCGTCCGCAACCATGGCGAGCAGGCTGCCGCCACCGAGTCGAAGGAAGCATGA
- a CDS encoding ABC transporter permease has protein sequence MKPNAVAAELLKLRRSPIWIVVVVLPLFTVITGTVNYVMNLQAFTGGWDSYWGQVTLFYGLLFLSVGIAILGSSVWRMEHRGNWPRLMSGPTSSWTIVGAKLAVLGILVAAMQAALLVLTWIAGVVFAGLPAALPPQFLLSVAVAALAGLSVAALQSLISMLVRSFAAPIAVGVLGCVVSIGFVLNGSVWATMFLPYALVTNALSLGSSAVTTAAALDLTQIVQVAAPSLALTIALVWLAGAILDRRDVRA, from the coding sequence ATGAAACCCAATGCCGTCGCCGCCGAACTGCTCAAGCTCCGCCGCTCGCCCATCTGGATCGTCGTCGTGGTCCTGCCCCTGTTCACGGTCATCACGGGCACTGTGAACTACGTCATGAACCTGCAGGCCTTCACCGGCGGGTGGGACTCCTATTGGGGGCAGGTCACTCTCTTCTACGGCCTCCTCTTCCTGTCCGTCGGCATCGCGATCCTCGGCTCCTCGGTCTGGCGCATGGAGCACCGCGGCAACTGGCCGCGCCTCATGTCAGGGCCCACCTCGTCGTGGACGATCGTCGGGGCCAAGCTCGCGGTGCTCGGCATCCTGGTCGCTGCGATGCAGGCGGCGCTGCTGGTCCTGACCTGGATCGCCGGAGTCGTGTTCGCAGGATTGCCAGCGGCGCTCCCGCCGCAGTTCCTGCTGAGCGTCGCCGTGGCGGCCCTCGCGGGTCTCTCGGTCGCCGCTCTGCAGTCCCTCATTTCGATGCTGGTCCGCTCATTCGCGGCGCCCATCGCCGTCGGCGTGCTCGGTTGTGTCGTGTCGATCGGCTTCGTGCTCAACGGGTCGGTCTGGGCGACCATGTTCCTCCCGTACGCCCTCGTCACCAACGCCCTCAGCCTCGGCAGCTCTGCGGTCACCACCGCCGCCGCCCTCGATCTGACCCAGATCGTCCAGGTGGCCGCGCCGAGCCTCGCTCTCACCATCGCGCTCGTCTGGTTGGCCGGAGCAATCCTTGACCGCCGGGACGTCCGGGCCTGA
- a CDS encoding ABC transporter permease, with amino-acid sequence MRFLAVEYAKMRRLKVWLVAGVLSLGTLLFSCMQLFRSSYVAAINDPAQQHWEGTLLWYAMAKAMTAPLLAAVLASRLVDVEHQGNGWLMAATLGQSKGRLCLTKILALAPVVLATTVFELGGLVLASRLVGATLPLPVGPWLWYAFASFAITLAILAGHVWISARVDNQLTGLAVGVLGAFAGVFTMLMPSWLAHILPWGYYAVAAVYRMSGDGFESTPIAWPAVTLFLLVLAALVALGLRRLDRIES; translated from the coding sequence ATGCGGTTCCTCGCTGTTGAGTACGCCAAGATGCGCCGGTTGAAGGTCTGGCTCGTCGCCGGAGTCCTGAGCCTGGGCACGCTGCTGTTCAGTTGCATGCAGTTGTTCCGGTCGAGCTATGTGGCCGCCATCAACGATCCCGCCCAGCAGCACTGGGAGGGCACCCTCCTCTGGTATGCCATGGCCAAGGCCATGACCGCTCCCCTGCTCGCCGCGGTGCTGGCGTCACGCCTCGTCGATGTCGAACACCAGGGCAACGGCTGGCTCATGGCCGCGACGCTCGGGCAGTCGAAGGGCCGGCTGTGCCTGACCAAGATCCTCGCCCTGGCGCCCGTCGTCCTCGCCACGACCGTCTTCGAACTCGGCGGACTGGTGCTCGCCAGCCGCCTCGTCGGGGCGACCCTGCCCCTGCCCGTCGGCCCCTGGCTCTGGTACGCCTTCGCCTCCTTCGCCATCACCCTCGCGATCCTCGCCGGTCACGTCTGGATCTCCGCCCGTGTCGACAACCAGCTCACCGGCCTGGCGGTCGGCGTACTCGGCGCGTTCGCCGGGGTCTTCACGATGCTCATGCCTTCATGGCTGGCGCACATCCTGCCGTGGGGCTATTACGCCGTCGCGGCGGTCTATCGGATGAGCGGCGACGGCTTTGAGTCGACCCCGATCGCCTGGCCCGCCGTCACCCTGTTCCTTCTCGTCCTCGCCGCCCTTGTCGCGCTCGGCCTCCGCCGACTCGACCGGATCGAAAGCTGA
- a CDS encoding ERCC4 domain-containing protein codes for MAKEFLIARNPDDDSALPYLLLIPLDNGIVLKTKETWPRTGKLYCHRAEWVVDPEIVERVPVRSVVRRGAAIDLVLDRGRENRSQFVMTRVRGGREAVFWQTARVAKQARPQVVFPTARASGVAGMEIIVDSHERYAWKFSDQQASTVKRGLPAGDYAVEADGEVVAAVERKNLADLVGGLTGGKLRYQLSDLAGLPRAAVVVEDRYSSVFKLDFVRPAVVADALGECQARFPQVPIIFAENRALAQEWTYRFFGAALSEHAQESESVRRVAELSVPSESPEAT; via the coding sequence ATGGCGAAGGAGTTCCTGATCGCACGCAACCCCGATGACGACTCCGCGCTGCCCTATCTCCTGCTCATCCCCCTCGACAACGGCATCGTGCTCAAGACCAAGGAGACCTGGCCGCGGACCGGCAAGCTCTATTGCCACCGCGCGGAGTGGGTCGTGGATCCGGAGATTGTGGAGCGGGTGCCGGTTCGTTCGGTGGTACGCCGGGGTGCGGCCATCGACCTCGTGTTGGATCGCGGTCGGGAGAACCGCTCGCAGTTCGTGATGACCCGGGTGCGCGGAGGCCGCGAGGCCGTGTTCTGGCAGACCGCCCGGGTGGCCAAGCAGGCGCGGCCGCAGGTGGTGTTCCCCACGGCCCGCGCGTCCGGGGTCGCCGGCATGGAGATCATCGTCGATTCGCACGAGCGCTATGCCTGGAAGTTCTCCGATCAGCAGGCCAGCACGGTGAAGCGAGGCCTGCCCGCCGGGGACTATGCGGTGGAGGCCGACGGGGAGGTTGTAGCCGCGGTCGAGCGAAAGAATCTGGCCGATCTCGTGGGCGGTCTCACCGGTGGCAAACTGCGCTATCAGCTGTCCGACCTGGCCGGCCTGCCGCGTGCAGCGGTGGTGGTCGAGGACCGCTATTCGTCGGTGTTCAAGTTGGACTTCGTCCGGCCAGCCGTCGTGGCCGATGCGCTCGGAGAGTGTCAGGCGCGCTTCCCGCAGGTGCCGATCATCTTCGCCGAGAACCGGGCATTGGCGCAGGAGTGGACCTATCGGTTCTTCGGCGCCGCGCTCAGTGAGCACGCGCAGGAGTCCGAATCCGTACGCCGGGTCGCCGAGCTTTCGGTGCCATCCGAGTCACCCGAGGCGACGTAG
- the fabF gene encoding beta-ketoacyl-ACP synthase II, producing MSRTVVITGLGATTPLGGDVASTWEGLLAGRSGVHTITEDWAAELPTKFAARVVVQPDTIIPRVEARRMDRSSQLAVVAALEAWADAGFSLGEENTLDRDRLAVSIGTGIGGLHTILENWDTLRERGVRRVSPYTIPMLMANAPAAQVGLRIGAKAGVHTPVSACASSNEAIAQGLDIIRYGRADVCVVGGTEGVVHALPIAAFGQMQALSRRNDEPERASRPWDVDRDGFVLGEGAAVLVLETLEHAQARGAKIYGTLAGAGISADSHDIVQPDPTGYGQASAMKRALADASLAPADIDHVNAHATSTPQGDITEAGSIRAALGDDNRAIVTGTKSMTGHLLGAAGALESLATILALRHRTIPPTINLENMEPDLGIDIAANTPRELPAGDLAAINNSFGFGGPNVAIAFTNANMTEV from the coding sequence ATGAGCCGCACCGTTGTCATCACCGGCCTGGGCGCCACGACGCCCCTGGGCGGGGACGTGGCCTCCACCTGGGAAGGCCTGCTCGCCGGGCGTTCCGGCGTACACACCATCACGGAAGACTGGGCTGCGGAACTGCCGACCAAGTTCGCTGCGCGCGTGGTTGTCCAGCCGGACACGATCATCCCCCGGGTCGAAGCCCGCCGCATGGACCGCTCCAGCCAGCTCGCCGTCGTCGCCGCCCTTGAGGCGTGGGCCGATGCGGGCTTCTCGCTCGGCGAGGAGAACACCCTCGACCGCGACCGACTGGCCGTGTCCATCGGCACCGGCATCGGCGGTCTCCACACGATCCTCGAGAATTGGGACACGCTGAGGGAACGCGGCGTACGCCGGGTCTCCCCCTACACGATCCCCATGCTCATGGCCAACGCCCCGGCGGCCCAGGTGGGTCTGCGCATCGGCGCCAAGGCGGGCGTACACACCCCTGTCTCCGCCTGTGCCTCCTCCAACGAGGCGATCGCCCAGGGCCTCGACATCATCCGCTACGGCCGCGCCGACGTGTGCGTCGTGGGTGGCACCGAGGGTGTCGTGCACGCGCTGCCCATCGCCGCCTTCGGCCAGATGCAGGCTCTGTCGCGCCGCAACGACGAGCCCGAGCGTGCGTCCCGTCCGTGGGATGTCGATCGCGACGGTTTCGTGCTCGGTGAGGGCGCTGCCGTGCTGGTGCTCGAGACTCTGGAGCATGCCCAGGCGCGGGGCGCGAAGATCTATGGCACCCTCGCAGGCGCCGGCATCTCCGCAGACTCCCACGACATCGTCCAGCCCGATCCGACGGGTTATGGCCAGGCGTCCGCCATGAAGCGGGCCCTCGCCGATGCGTCGCTGGCTCCGGCCGACATCGACCATGTCAATGCGCATGCGACGTCAACACCCCAGGGCGATATCACCGAAGCCGGGTCCATCCGGGCGGCGCTCGGTGACGACAACCGCGCCATCGTGACGGGCACCAAGTCGATGACCGGCCACCTGCTGGGTGCGGCGGGTGCTCTGGAGTCGCTGGCGACGATCCTGGCGCTGCGCCATCGGACCATTCCCCCGACGATCAACCTCGAGAACATGGAGCCCGATCTCGGCATCGACATCGCGGCCAACACTCCGCGCGAGCTGCCGGCCGGTGACCTTGCGGCGATCAACAACTCGTTCGGTTTCGGCGGGCCCAACGTGGCCATCGCCTTCACCAACGCCAACATGACCGAGGTCTGA
- a CDS encoding beta-ketoacyl-ACP synthase III — MSKIQSSEGAQYARIMGIGSYRPRRVVDNAEMCTMIESSDEWIVQRTGISERRWASEDETITMMSVSAARQAMERAGIEGSEIDCVIVATVTHMTQFPAVAPQIALELGAQGAPAYDISAACAGFCVGLAQADALVRSGAATHVLVIGVERLTDITNLSDRSTAFLFADGAGAAIVGPSDEPKIGPVVWGADGAAADVLKMTRTWDDDSSDETPTVYMEGQAVFKWASQTVARKTTEMLDKAGLSVDDLDLFIPHQANNRIIDAMMRTLRMPEHVTVARDIKRQGNTSAASIPLAIETLYEEGKAKSGETALIVGFGGGLIFAGQVIVLP; from the coding sequence ATGAGCAAGATCCAGTCGTCCGAGGGGGCGCAGTACGCGCGCATCATGGGCATCGGCTCCTATCGCCCGCGGCGCGTGGTCGACAACGCCGAGATGTGCACGATGATCGAATCGTCCGACGAGTGGATCGTCCAGCGCACCGGCATCAGCGAGCGCCGCTGGGCCAGCGAGGACGAAACGATCACGATGATGTCGGTCTCCGCCGCCCGTCAGGCCATGGAGCGGGCCGGCATCGAGGGCTCCGAGATCGACTGCGTCATCGTCGCGACCGTCACCCATATGACCCAGTTCCCGGCCGTGGCGCCGCAGATCGCGCTCGAGCTGGGTGCGCAGGGCGCGCCGGCGTACGACATCTCCGCCGCCTGCGCCGGCTTCTGCGTGGGGTTGGCCCAGGCGGACGCGTTGGTACGCTCCGGCGCCGCCACCCATGTCCTCGTCATCGGCGTCGAGCGCCTGACCGACATCACCAATCTCTCCGATCGCTCGACGGCGTTCCTGTTCGCCGACGGTGCGGGCGCCGCGATCGTCGGCCCGAGCGATGAGCCGAAGATCGGCCCGGTCGTGTGGGGTGCCGACGGTGCCGCCGCCGACGTCCTGAAGATGACGCGCACCTGGGACGACGACTCCAGCGACGAGACGCCGACCGTCTATATGGAGGGTCAGGCCGTCTTCAAGTGGGCCTCCCAGACCGTCGCGCGCAAGACCACCGAAATGCTCGACAAGGCGGGCCTCAGCGTCGACGATCTCGACCTGTTCATCCCGCACCAGGCCAACAACCGCATCATCGACGCCATGATGCGGACGCTGCGGATGCCGGAACACGTCACCGTCGCCCGCGACATCAAGCGCCAGGGCAACACCTCGGCTGCTTCGATCCCGCTGGCCATCGAGACCCTCTATGAGGAGGGCAAGGCGAAGAGCGGCGAAACCGCCCTCATCGTCGGCTTCGGCGGCGGCCTGATCTTCGCCGGCCAGGTCATCGTCCTGCCCTGA
- a CDS encoding helix-turn-helix domain-containing protein, producing the protein MTAEIRGARPPQLSSRQRSAMAKRLTGLASAMAQAATAEMEERHPWFTALDADNRSWVAVIARTGIDGFVTWFGDPNSSAQGLDIFGHAPRALARHITLHQTVELVRTTIEVVEQKLQELLPRGDRPIAQAAILNYSREVAFAAAEVYARAAETRGAWDARLEALVVDAVVRGETDETVLSRASTLGWASAQSVCVAVGSAPAADNPRLGEELRQRLGTEIDVLLGVQGDRLVVVLGGEQIGEPEGSIRIVDRILDAFGPGPVVVGPTVEHLVDTIGSVRAAMSGLRAAVAWPEAPRPVLADDLLPERALAGDGHARRALARDVFQPLQQAGGGLLETLVCFLDQGSAIEGASRLLFVHPNTVRYRLKRIHEVTGFNPSDARDAYVLRLALTLGRLIGS; encoded by the coding sequence ATGACCGCGGAGATCCGAGGCGCACGCCCGCCACAGTTGTCATCGAGGCAACGCTCGGCGATGGCGAAGCGCCTGACCGGTCTCGCCAGCGCGATGGCCCAGGCCGCGACGGCGGAGATGGAAGAACGCCACCCGTGGTTCACCGCCCTGGATGCCGACAATCGCTCGTGGGTCGCGGTTATCGCGCGGACCGGCATCGACGGCTTCGTCACCTGGTTCGGCGACCCGAACTCCTCGGCCCAGGGCCTCGACATCTTCGGCCACGCCCCGCGGGCGCTCGCCAGGCACATCACACTCCACCAGACCGTCGAGCTCGTCCGGACCACGATCGAGGTCGTCGAACAGAAACTGCAGGAGCTGCTCCCCCGCGGCGACCGGCCGATCGCGCAGGCGGCGATCCTCAACTACAGCCGGGAGGTGGCGTTCGCGGCGGCGGAGGTGTACGCCCGGGCGGCGGAAACCCGCGGCGCCTGGGATGCCCGGCTCGAGGCGCTCGTGGTGGACGCGGTCGTCCGCGGCGAGACCGACGAGACCGTGTTGTCCCGGGCCTCGACGCTCGGCTGGGCGTCGGCCCAGAGCGTGTGCGTCGCCGTGGGCTCGGCGCCGGCGGCCGACAACCCCCGCCTCGGCGAGGAGCTCCGCCAGCGACTGGGCACCGAGATCGACGTGCTGCTCGGCGTCCAGGGCGATCGACTGGTCGTGGTGCTGGGCGGTGAACAGATCGGCGAACCAGAGGGATCGATCAGGATCGTCGACCGGATCCTCGACGCCTTCGGCCCCGGTCCGGTCGTCGTCGGCCCCACGGTCGAACATCTCGTCGACACGATCGGATCGGTGCGCGCAGCCATGTCCGGGCTGCGGGCCGCGGTGGCCTGGCCCGAGGCCCCGCGTCCGGTCCTGGCGGACGACCTCCTGCCCGAACGCGCACTGGCCGGTGACGGCCATGCGCGCCGGGCGCTCGCCCGCGATGTGTTCCAGCCGTTGCAGCAGGCCGGCGGTGGCCTGCTCGAGACCCTGGTGTGTTTCCTCGACCAGGGCTCGGCGATCGAGGGGGCCTCCAGGCTGTTGTTCGTTCATCCCAACACTGTGAGATATCGCCTAAAGCGCATCCACGAGGTAACGGGGTTCAACCCTTCCGACGCGCGCGATGCCTATGTCCTGCGGCTGGCGCTGACCCTCGGGCGACTCATCGGCTCGTGA
- a CDS encoding YggS family pyridoxal phosphate-dependent enzyme — translation MTEATPVDVVANLALVRDRIAAACEAAGRDRSEVRLLPVSKTHGQDVIRKAYAAGERMFGENRVQEAESKSVELADTLIQWSVIGHLQTNKAKNLAKFADEFQALDSLRLAAELDKRLQAAGRGLDVMIQVNSSGEPQKFGLPPEEVEDFAAQLGAYSSLRVKGLMTLAVFSSDPAEVGPCFERMVEVQRRLRDSDRAVGTWDELSMGMSGDFELAIAHGSTCVRVGQAIFGARLDPNAYWNTQAARD, via the coding sequence ATGACCGAAGCAACTCCCGTCGATGTCGTAGCCAATCTTGCTCTGGTGCGGGATCGCATCGCCGCCGCCTGTGAGGCGGCGGGGCGCGATCGTTCGGAGGTACGCCTGCTCCCCGTGTCCAAGACCCACGGGCAGGACGTGATCCGCAAGGCGTACGCCGCAGGGGAGCGGATGTTTGGCGAGAACCGGGTGCAGGAAGCGGAGTCGAAGTCGGTCGAGCTGGCCGACACGTTGATCCAGTGGTCGGTGATCGGTCATCTGCAGACCAACAAGGCCAAGAACCTCGCGAAGTTCGCCGATGAGTTCCAGGCGCTCGATTCGCTGCGGCTGGCGGCTGAGCTCGACAAGCGGTTGCAGGCCGCGGGGCGTGGGCTGGATGTGATGATCCAGGTCAACTCGTCGGGGGAGCCGCAGAAGTTCGGGTTGCCGCCGGAGGAAGTGGAGGACTTCGCGGCGCAGCTGGGGGCGTACTCGTCCCTGCGGGTCAAGGGGCTGATGACCCTCGCGGTGTTCTCGTCGGACCCGGCCGAGGTAGGGCCGTGTTTCGAGCGGATGGTCGAAGTGCAGCGCCGGCTGCGGGACAGTGATCGGGCCGTCGGCACGTGGGATGAGCTGTCGATGGGCATGAGTGGTGACTTCGAGTTGGCCATTGCGCATGGCTCGACCTGCGTCCGGGTCGGCCAGGCGATCTTCGGGGCGCGGCTCGACCCGAATGCCTACTGGAATACGCAGGCTGCGCGCGACTGA